From the Homo sapiens chromosome 8 genomic scaffold, GRCh38.p14 alternate locus group ALT_REF_LOCI_1 HSCHR8_4_CTG7 genome, one window contains:
- the LY6E gene encoding lymphocyte antigen 6E precursor has protein sequence MKIFLPVLLAALLGVERASSLMCFSCLNQKSNLYCLKPTICSDQDNYCVTVSASAGIGNLVTFGHSLSKTCSPACPIPEGVNVGVASMGISCCQSFLCNFSAADGGLRASVTLLGAGLLLSLLPALLRFGP, from the exons ATGAAGATCTTCTTGCCAGTGCTGCTGGCTGCCCTTCTGGGTGTGGAGCGAG CCAGCTCGCTGATGTGCTTCTCCTGCTTGAACCAGAAGAGCAATCTGTACTGCCTGAAGCCGACCATCTGCTCCGACCAGGACAACTACTGCGTGACTGTGTCTGCTAGTGCCGGCATTG GGAATCTCGTGACATTTGGCCACAGCCTGAGCAAGACCTGTTCCCCGGCCTGCCCCATCCCAGAAGGCGTCAATGTTGGTGTGGCTTCCATGGGCATCAGCTGCTGCCAGAGCTTTCTGTGCAATTTCAGTGCGGCCGATGGCGGGCTGCGGGCAAGCGTCACCCTGCTGGGTGCCGGGCTGCTGCTGAGCCTGCTGCCGGCCCTGCTGCGGTTTGGCCCCTGA